Proteins from one Malaya genurostris strain Urasoe2022 chromosome 2, Malgen_1.1, whole genome shotgun sequence genomic window:
- the LOC131429163 gene encoding homeobox protein 5-like — MNNNNNSHSSSNNNSSLNHINNNSVGAIAGYYRLSSLPSQLTVSSTVQQQEPQKQLFGGLNSFQNHPHHQLPSQTLQQQQFAFAEGTLKSAISSQQQQQKQTNAPAYLMQTQQKSYYNSASSPIGAHLGHYAAAVATGGGNTSGCSVTTVGSVLGGHPASTTAVAAAAAATLHASKPRFKL; from the coding sequence atgaacaacaacaacaacagccacAGTAGCAGCAATAATAACAGCAGTTTGAACCACATCAATAACAACAGCGTTGGAGCAATAGCCGGTTACTATCGGTTGTCTTCGCTCCCGTCTCAACTAACAGTATCATCGACCGTGCAGCAGCAGGAACCACAAAAGCAGTTGTTCGGTGGACTGAATTCATTTCAGAACCATCCACACCATCAACTACCATCCCAAACCCTCCAGCAGCAACAATTCGCATTCGCCGAAGGTACATTGAAATCGGCGATCAGCagccagcaacaacaacaaaaacagacGAATGCACCGGCCTATCTAATGCAGACACAGCAAAAAAGCTATTACAACAGTGCATCGTCTCCGATCGGCGCCCATCTTGGTCACTATGCTGCAGCTGTTGCTACTGGCGGGGGCAATACGAGCGGTTGTTCGGTTACGACGGTAGGAAGTGTGTTAGGAGGTCATCCTGCAAGTACTACGGCGGTCGCTGCTGCCGCTGCTGCCACCCTTCACGCAAGCAAACCACGATTCAAATTATAA